The bacterium DNA window TTTTAGTCTACACCGGATGGAAACTACTACGTTCCCATGACGATGCCGACGTCGATCCCGCCAACAATCCAATTCTGAAATGGTGTAAAAAGCAGTTCCCGGTTACTATCGACTATCACGGGGCAAAGTTTGCGATTCGTGATCACGGCAAGTTTTTGCTTACACCACTCGCTTTGGTGTTAATCACAGTCGAAACGACCGACATCATTTTCGCGGTCGATTCGATTCCGGCAATTTTCTCAATCACTTCCGATCCATTCCTCGTGTACACTTCCAACGTATTTGCGATTCTGGGATTGCGCTCACTTTTCTTTGTCCTTGACCGACTGTTGCCGTTGTTCCGTTATCTGAAGCCGGCGTTGGCGTTGGTGCTCGCATTCATTGGTGTGAAGATGTTGATTCATCATTGGGTGAACATCACCCCCGGGGTTAGTCTTTCGATTGTTGTCACGACACTGTTCACTGCGGTGCTTATCTCAATCGCCGCCGACAAAATCGAAAAGCGAAAACGGTTATAGAAATGTTAACGTGAAAAAAGAGCGCATCACCCGATGCGCTCTTTTTCGTATTTTGCCAAAACTATACTTCTACAAGGTTGTCGGGTAATTCGTGACTGCGGAGAATCTGCAGCACTTCCCGTACCCACCTCATATCACATTCGGCGGCACATGGTTCGATATCATTTGAATTCAGACATCTACCTTCGCAACTCACCTTACCGGTATTCCTCACCAGAAACGTCGTCCCTTGATACAGCTGCTTTAACTCACCAGCTTTGACAGCAAGGGTAGAGTGGCAATTCTCATCTAAATGGGTGAAGAGAATCAGACCCTCTTCTACCGATTTGAATGAAGCTTGATATCCAGCGATATCAAGCGAGCGATCCTTCACCAGGTCGGACAATTCATTCCAACAATGTTGACATACCCGACACTGCTTAAACGGTTGATGTTTCGAATATAAATCCACGTCATCCTCACAACGAGTTATGGTGTTACTCGCAATATACCGGAGGCAATCATTTGCCTCCGGTATGTTTCATTAT harbors:
- a CDS encoding TerC family protein; this encodes MSNPLTLLTIASTVQSATAASENIAAPWWMWVIFHVVIFALLAIDLGFGQRKAHAPTFKESLGWVGFYVGCAALYAGWIFYQYGAQPAILFTTGYVVEYSLSVDNLFVFIALFRFFSVPETVRHRVLFWGILGALVFRGIFIAVGALLISQFQWILYIFGAFLVYTGWKLLRSHDDADVDPANNPILKWCKKQFPVTIDYHGAKFAIRDHGKFLLTPLALVLITVETTDIIFAVDSIPAIFSITSDPFLVYTSNVFAILGLRSLFFVLDRLLPLFRYLKPALALVLAFIGVKMLIHHWVNITPGVSLSIVVTTLFTAVLISIAADKIEKRKRL